A region from the Spirochaeta thermophila DSM 6192 genome encodes:
- the nifJ gene encoding pyruvate:ferredoxin (flavodoxin) oxidoreductase, translated as MADTKRMITIDGNTAAAYVAHATNEVIAIYPITPSSPMGELSDAYSAAGKKNIWGTVPTVVEMQSEAGAAGAVHGALTTGALTTTFTASQGLLLMIPNMFKIAGELTPTVFHIAARSVACQALSIFGDHSDVMAARSTGFAMLASNNVQEVMDFALIAQAASLESRIPFLHFFDGFRVSHEIQKVEEIPYDVMKEMLPQELIAAHRARALDPEHPTLKGTSQNPDVFFTARETVNKYYQATPAVVQKVMDTFARLTGRQYHLFDYVGAPDAERVVVLMGSGADTMEETVEYLVARGEKVGVLKVRLFRPFDAQAFVDALPATVKAIAVLDRTKEPGSIGEPLYEDVRTAIGEVMGSGNSKFSTYPVVVGGRYGLGSKEFTPAMCKAVLDNLKEKQPKNHFTVGIKDDVTFTSLDWDPSFSTEDDETFRAIFYGLGSDGTVGANKNSIKIIGESTDNYAQGYFVYDSKKAGTVTVSHLRFGKKPIKGAYLISDAHFLACHKFSFLEKYDMLGKLRKGGTFLLASPYGKDEVWAHLPAEVQKQIIDKEAKFYVINAHKIAEEVGMPGRINVIMQTAFFKIAGILPEQQAIQLIKESIVKTYGKKGKDVVDKNLKAVDRALEALEEVQYPKQVTSTIHMKPPVPEHAPPFVKEVLGEIIAGRGDDLPVSKLPDDGTYPTGTTKYEKRNIAEKVPVWDPDVCIQCGDCSAVCPHAVIRLKVYEEKHLEGAPAGFKFTDAKGKDFAGLKFTIQISPEDCTGCGACVNICPAYKKDEQGNKTDRKAINMEDYTEEIREKEMKNWEFFLTLPYPDRTNLNVATTKGSQLLEPLFEFSGACAGCGETPYVKLLTQLFGDRTVIANATGCSSIYGGNLPTTPYTTRADGRGPAWSNSLFEDAAEFGYGMRLTAEKLMEYGKELIARMLADKADVSPELLDRLLQNPQRSYEEVERQRADVAALKDALKKSTHPVAKDLLAVADYLVRKSVWILGGDGWAYDIGYGGLDHVLASGRDVNVLVLDTEVYSNTGGQMSKATPLGAIAKFAAGGKPIRKKDLGLMAMSYGYVYVARVAMGYNRIQTIKAFLEAEAYPGPSIIIAYSHCVAHGIDMAKGMDQQKAAVQSGMWPLYRYNPLLSEEGKNPLVLDSREPNLPVEEYLYKEIRFRALKEMNPEKASAFLEEAKKNVQQQYRFYKHLADMPVEG; from the coding sequence ATGGCCGATACGAAGCGCATGATCACCATTGATGGGAACACCGCAGCGGCATACGTTGCGCACGCCACCAATGAGGTGATCGCTATCTATCCCATCACACCCTCTTCCCCCATGGGCGAGCTCTCCGACGCCTACTCCGCCGCGGGGAAGAAGAACATCTGGGGGACGGTCCCCACCGTGGTGGAGATGCAGTCCGAGGCCGGAGCCGCGGGTGCGGTCCACGGCGCCCTCACCACCGGGGCCCTCACCACCACCTTCACCGCCTCCCAGGGCCTGCTCCTCATGATCCCCAACATGTTCAAGATCGCGGGCGAGCTCACTCCCACGGTCTTCCACATCGCCGCCCGGTCGGTCGCCTGTCAGGCCCTCTCCATCTTCGGAGACCACTCCGACGTGATGGCGGCCAGGTCCACCGGCTTCGCCATGCTCGCCTCCAACAACGTGCAGGAGGTGATGGACTTCGCCCTCATCGCCCAGGCCGCCAGTCTCGAGTCACGCATCCCCTTCCTGCACTTCTTCGACGGATTCCGCGTCTCCCACGAGATCCAGAAGGTCGAGGAGATCCCCTACGATGTGATGAAGGAGATGCTCCCCCAGGAGCTCATCGCCGCGCACCGGGCGAGGGCCCTCGACCCCGAACATCCCACCCTCAAGGGCACCAGTCAGAACCCTGACGTCTTCTTCACGGCCCGGGAGACGGTGAACAAGTACTACCAGGCCACACCCGCCGTCGTCCAGAAGGTGATGGATACGTTCGCGCGGCTCACCGGCAGGCAGTACCACCTCTTCGACTACGTGGGAGCACCCGACGCCGAGCGGGTGGTCGTGCTCATGGGCTCCGGCGCCGACACCATGGAGGAGACGGTCGAGTACCTCGTGGCACGCGGAGAGAAGGTGGGAGTCCTCAAGGTACGCCTCTTCAGGCCCTTCGACGCCCAGGCCTTCGTCGACGCCCTGCCCGCCACGGTGAAGGCCATCGCCGTGCTCGATCGCACCAAGGAGCCTGGTTCCATCGGCGAACCCCTTTACGAGGACGTGCGCACCGCCATCGGCGAGGTGATGGGATCGGGGAACTCCAAGTTCTCCACCTACCCCGTGGTGGTCGGCGGACGCTACGGCCTGGGCTCCAAGGAGTTCACCCCCGCCATGTGCAAGGCCGTCCTCGACAACCTCAAGGAGAAGCAGCCCAAGAACCACTTCACCGTGGGGATCAAGGACGACGTCACCTTCACGAGCCTCGACTGGGACCCCTCCTTCTCCACCGAGGACGACGAGACCTTCCGGGCGATCTTCTACGGCCTCGGCTCGGACGGCACCGTGGGAGCCAACAAGAACAGCATCAAGATCATCGGTGAGAGCACCGACAACTACGCCCAGGGCTACTTCGTGTACGACTCCAAGAAGGCCGGAACCGTGACGGTCTCACACCTCAGGTTCGGGAAGAAACCCATCAAGGGCGCCTACCTCATCTCCGACGCCCACTTCCTCGCCTGCCACAAGTTCAGCTTCCTCGAGAAGTACGACATGCTCGGCAAGCTCAGGAAGGGCGGCACCTTCCTCCTCGCATCCCCCTACGGCAAGGACGAGGTGTGGGCTCACCTCCCGGCCGAGGTACAGAAGCAGATCATCGACAAGGAAGCGAAGTTCTACGTCATCAATGCCCACAAGATCGCGGAAGAGGTGGGCATGCCCGGCAGGATCAACGTGATCATGCAGACCGCCTTCTTCAAGATCGCCGGCATCCTCCCCGAGCAGCAGGCCATCCAGCTCATCAAGGAGTCCATCGTCAAGACCTACGGCAAGAAAGGGAAAGATGTTGTCGACAAGAACCTCAAGGCCGTGGATCGGGCTCTCGAGGCCCTCGAAGAGGTGCAGTATCCGAAGCAGGTGACGAGCACCATCCACATGAAGCCACCGGTGCCGGAGCATGCCCCCCCGTTCGTGAAAGAGGTGCTCGGCGAGATCATCGCAGGGCGGGGCGACGACCTGCCGGTGTCGAAGCTCCCGGACGATGGCACCTATCCCACCGGCACCACCAAGTACGAGAAGCGCAACATCGCCGAGAAGGTGCCCGTATGGGATCCGGACGTGTGTATCCAGTGCGGTGATTGTTCGGCGGTCTGCCCCCATGCGGTCATCCGGCTCAAGGTCTACGAGGAGAAACACCTCGAAGGGGCGCCGGCCGGCTTCAAGTTCACCGATGCAAAGGGCAAGGACTTCGCCGGTCTCAAGTTCACCATCCAGATCTCTCCCGAAGACTGCACCGGGTGCGGCGCATGTGTGAACATCTGCCCGGCCTACAAGAAGGACGAGCAGGGCAACAAGACCGACCGCAAGGCCATCAACATGGAGGACTACACCGAGGAGATCCGGGAGAAGGAGATGAAGAACTGGGAGTTCTTCCTCACCCTTCCCTATCCCGACAGGACTAACCTCAACGTGGCCACCACCAAGGGATCCCAGCTCCTCGAGCCCCTCTTCGAGTTCTCGGGCGCATGCGCCGGATGTGGTGAGACCCCCTACGTGAAGCTCCTCACCCAGCTCTTCGGGGACAGGACCGTGATCGCGAACGCCACGGGGTGTTCCTCCATCTACGGCGGGAACCTCCCCACCACACCCTACACCACCCGTGCGGACGGGCGGGGGCCGGCATGGTCGAACTCCCTGTTCGAAGATGCGGCCGAGTTCGGTTACGGGATGCGCCTCACCGCGGAGAAGCTCATGGAATACGGCAAGGAGCTGATCGCCCGCATGCTCGCGGACAAGGCCGACGTCTCCCCTGAACTCCTCGACCGCCTCCTCCAGAACCCGCAGCGCTCGTATGAAGAGGTGGAGCGCCAGCGTGCCGACGTGGCCGCCCTCAAGGATGCCCTCAAGAAGAGCACCCACCCTGTGGCGAAGGATCTCCTCGCAGTGGCGGACTACCTCGTGCGGAAGTCCGTCTGGATCCTCGGCGGCGACGGATGGGCCTACGACATCGGCTACGGCGGGCTCGATCACGTCCTCGCCTCGGGCCGCGACGTGAACGTCCTCGTGCTCGACACCGAAGTCTACTCCAACACCGGCGGTCAGATGTCCAAGGCCACGCCGCTCGGCGCCATCGCCAAGTTCGCCGCAGGCGGCAAGCCCATCCGCAAGAAAGACCTCGGCCTCATGGCCATGAGCTACGGCTACGTCTACGTGGCCCGGGTCGCCATGGGCTACAACCGCATCCAGACCATCAAGGCCTTCCTTGAGGCCGAGGCATACCCCGGTCCCTCCATCATCATCGCCTACAGCCACTGTGTGGCCCACGGCATCGACATGGCCAAGGGTATGGATCAGCAGAAGGCCGCGGTCCAGAGCGGCATGTGGCCCCTCTACCGCTACAACCCGCTCCTCTCCGAAGAGGGCAAGAACCCGCTCGTCCTCGACTCCAGGGAACCCAACCTCCCTGTCGAGGAGTATCTCTACAAGGAGATCCGGTTCCGGGCCCTCAAGGAGATGAACCCGGAGAAGGCGAGCGCCTTCCTCGAAGAGGCGAAGAAGAACGTGCAGCAGCAGTACCGTTTCTACAAACACCTGGCGGACATGCCGGTGGAAGGCTGA
- a CDS encoding flavin reductase family protein, with product MDFVPVSLEHLSFNPFTSTAERWFLLTAGSRDTWNTMTCSWGTFGTLWHKPVCMVFVRPTRYTHRLMEESETFTLSFLPDEHRSILQFCGSHSGRDVDKAAATGLVPVELSAGIGFAQADLVIECRKLARWPMLPEGFLDAEAIEVLYPKKDYHTIYVGEILEIWEKREEEG from the coding sequence ATGGACTTCGTACCGGTCTCACTCGAACACCTTTCGTTCAACCCCTTCACCAGTACGGCCGAACGCTGGTTTCTCCTCACCGCAGGCAGCCGGGACACATGGAACACCATGACCTGCAGCTGGGGAACCTTCGGTACGCTCTGGCACAAGCCCGTCTGCATGGTCTTCGTCCGCCCCACGAGGTACACGCACCGCCTCATGGAAGAGAGCGAGACCTTCACCCTCTCCTTCCTCCCCGATGAGCACAGATCCATCCTCCAGTTCTGCGGGAGCCACTCCGGACGGGACGTGGACAAGGCAGCGGCCACCGGTCTCGTACCGGTCGAGCTCTCCGCCGGCATCGGATTCGCCCAGGCCGATCTCGTCATCGAATGCAGGAAGCTCGCCCGCTGGCCCATGCTCCCCGAAGGATTCCTCGACGCCGAGGCCATCGAGGTGCTCTATCCCAAGAAGGACTACCATACCATCTACGTGGGAGAGATCCTGGAGATCTGGGAGAAGCGCGAGGAGGAGGGCTGA
- a CDS encoding PilZ domain-containing protein: MGERRKTPRIRITKEVTVSPLEREVFLEVKALDLGEGGMRLLSPEEFPVGTTLFFTIEVETDDGIVDIQGEGNVIHVKPAPAGGYEIGLTFSYLPDLEREKLQELMLLQRYSAPSP; encoded by the coding sequence ATGGGAGAACGGAGAAAAACCCCGCGTATACGCATCACCAAGGAGGTCACCGTCTCTCCGCTCGAGAGGGAGGTCTTCCTCGAGGTGAAGGCCCTCGACCTGGGTGAAGGCGGCATGCGTCTCTTGAGTCCGGAGGAGTTCCCCGTCGGAACCACCCTGTTCTTCACCATAGAGGTGGAAACCGACGACGGGATCGTGGATATCCAGGGAGAAGGGAACGTCATACACGTGAAGCCGGCCCCTGCCGGAGGATACGAGATAGGCCTCACCTTCTCCTACCTGCCCGATCTGGAGAGGGAGAAGCTTCAGGAGCTCATGCTCCTCCAGCGATACAGCGCACCCTCCCCATAA
- the rpe gene encoding ribulose-phosphate 3-epimerase, translated as MYKLSASILNANFARLGDEIREVEDLIDELHLDVMDGHYVDNISFGLPVIGTLRKEFSSLVFDTHLMISHPERYWEEFIEAGSDILVFHLEATTKAFLILQRIKEKGRLAGISLNPATDVRLLEPVKDILDRVLIMTVEPGFGGQRFLTPMLRKIERARELLGDRVDIEVDGGINPTTIAEARSAGATTFVVGSSIFQSEDKRGEILRLREALAT; from the coding sequence GTGTACAAACTGTCGGCTTCGATACTCAACGCCAACTTCGCCCGACTGGGAGACGAGATACGCGAGGTGGAGGACCTCATAGACGAGCTCCACCTCGATGTGATGGACGGACACTATGTCGACAACATCTCCTTCGGTCTTCCCGTCATAGGGACGCTGAGGAAGGAGTTCTCCTCCCTCGTCTTCGATACCCACCTCATGATCAGCCATCCCGAACGATACTGGGAGGAATTCATAGAGGCGGGGAGCGACATCCTCGTCTTCCACCTGGAGGCCACCACGAAGGCCTTCCTCATCCTCCAGCGCATCAAGGAGAAGGGGAGGCTGGCCGGCATCTCCCTCAACCCCGCCACCGATGTACGCCTCCTGGAGCCGGTGAAGGACATCCTCGACAGGGTACTCATCATGACCGTGGAGCCCGGGTTCGGAGGTCAGCGGTTCCTCACTCCCATGCTCAGAAAGATCGAACGGGCACGGGAGCTCCTCGGCGACAGGGTCGACATAGAGGTGGACGGGGGTATCAACCCGACGACCATCGCCGAGGCCAGATCCGCAGGGGCCACCACCTTCGTGGTGGGATCGTCGATCTTCCAGTCCGAGGACAAGCGGGGAGAGATCCTCCGTCTCCGCGAGGCCCTCGCCACCTGA